The sequence GTCATGCACACTGCACCCAGggatggcacagcatggcacagcacagcgagGGCATGCAGACCCCTCGGCCGTGCACGCTGCACCCAGGGACAgtatggcacagcacagcacagcaagaGCACGCAGACCCCTCGGCCGTGCATGCTGCACCCAGGGACAGTATGGCACAGCGTGGCACAGCACAGCGAGAGCACGCAGACCCCTCGGCCGTGCACTCTGCACCCAGGggtggcacagcatggcacagcaagAGCCTGCAACCCCCTTGGTTGTGCATGCTGCACCCAGggacagcatggcacagcacagcaaagcACAGCGAGAGCGTGTAACCCCCTCAGCCATGCACACTGCACCCGGGGATGgcccagcacagcagggcacagcGAGAGCATGCAGCTCCCTCGGCCATGCACTGCACCCGGGGATGGTACAGCACAGCACGACACAGCGAGAGCGTGCAACTCCCTCAGCCGCACACACTGCACTCAGGGATGGaaacggcatggcacagcacagagaGAGCATGTAACCCCCTCGGCTGTGCACGCTGCACCCAGggacggcacagcacggcatggcacagcgcaGCGAGAGCACGTAGCTCCTGAGCCACGCACGCCGCATGAAAGCTGCCCTTACCTTCCTTGCTGAAATGGTGCTGAGGCTCAGCAGGGCCACAGCAAGGATGAGGGAGAAGCTGTGCTTCCCCATCGCACCCGGCAGCAGGACGCCGGCGCCGGGGCAGTCCCTGCTTGCAGCACTTTGCCGGGGCTCTGGGTCCGGCTCCCTTTATAGCGTAGGGGGCTCAGGCCGGGCAGCGGCTGCGCATGCCGGGACTCCTGCCAAAGGACGGACGCctgcggcgggccggcgggctcTCGAGCGCCCTGAGGCGCGCGAGGGTGAAGTGGCGGGGATggccgcgggcggcagcggccgcggtgccggcgggggctgcgAGGGTGCCGCCGTGCCGGGGcgccgctgctgggctcggggaGGCCGCCGGAAGCGCAGCGGGGGACGGCCGCGGGCCAGCTCTCGTGCTGCGGCGCCCCTTCCCTGGGCACGGCCCGCCGGGCACGGACCCTGCCCCAGAGCCCGCGCCgcccaccctccctccctgcccgcctgcctccctccctcccggggcCCGAGCGGGGCCCCTCGGCAGAGAGCCCGGGCTGCGGCGGGTGCCGCGGCAGGAGGGACGGGACGGGTCTGGGGCCCGcgggctggggcggccggcgagagGCACCGAGTGACGGCAACCGGGTGGCCGTTTGCAGCAGAGCTTTATTGGGAGCAGGCGGGTGGCGAGGGAGGGGGGCGTCCCGTGCCGGCCGAGCCCGGcgctgagcccgagcccggcggcggcggcggcggcggcgtgggagAGGCTGCGCGGCGCCCGGCTCCCTCACTCTCTCCGCAGCGGCAGGCGGATGAAGGTGTTGACGCCGACTCTGcaagggcaggagaggggatttAGGGTGGGCAAggtgccccgcgccggcccggcgccctgccGGGGGGCTCGGAGACGCGGGCGCCGCGCTGGGTAACGCTCTCACCTGGTGGCTTTCCAGTCGTCGTCGAGTTCGTCGACCGTCCCTCGCAGGAGCCACATGGTCTTCAAAATTTCCTTCCCGTCCTTGTCCACGAAGCACTGGCCCGTGAAGACGGTGATGGAGtctgcagggccggggcgggcggcggggagagaGCACACACGGGAGGCGTGAGCTCGCCGCCGGACGGCGCGGAGAGCCCGTGCCCCGAAACCCGCCCTCCGTCGGCCTCTCtcccgggcggccgggcgcctcGCAAGGCGGGCAGCGGGCTTCGGTGGCGGCACCGCCTGTGCGCCTCGGGGCCCCGGAGCCGGACGCTTACATCTAGGCCACTTGGCGTTTGCAGCGAGGAGCGAGCTCAGGACACGTGCCTGGCACGTCCCGTCGACCGCGGGGCTTGGGGACACcgtgggggagggcagggcagcatCGGGGACAACTCGGGGAGGGCAGGAGACCACTGGGGACACCACAGGGGAGGGCAAAGGATGACAGGAGACATctcaggggagggcagggcaccATCGGGAACATCGCGGGGAGGACAGGGCAGTGCTGGGGACATGAGGGCAGAGCACCGTCGGGGACATCACAGGGGAGGGCAGCGGATCATCAGAGACATCCCAGGgaggctggagaagggagaagcacCTGAGAAACTCCAGTTGACGGTGAAACCGAAGGTGGGGTGGTTGAGCTGGTTCCTGTactgctgggagccctgcagcGGAGAAATCTTGATTTTGTTGTTGGTGGCTGTCACGGCTGTGAGGTACGAGCCGGAGAACTCGCCTCTGCTGTTCACGGTACTGATGGTCATATTGGAGCCCAGGTCATTCATCCAAGACCCTGTCAGGACACACTGCAAACAAGGAATCAGCCCCGGGTGCCCAGCTCAGCCCTGCAGAGTGCGATGCAGGAGCCCGGCAGCCGCGTGCCCGGGGGCCAGCCCTGCGGGAGAGCCGGCAGcacccggggccggcccggcccgccgacACCTTTACCTTCCTCTCAGCAGACAAGCTGGGAGTCACCAGTGCCAGGGCGAGCGCCAGGAGGACGGGG comes from Struthio camelus isolate bStrCam1 chromosome Z, bStrCam1.hap1, whole genome shotgun sequence and encodes:
- the LOC138064739 gene encoding avidin-like; this encodes MQASPVLLALALALVTPSLSAERKCVLTGSWMNDLGSNMTISTVNSRGEFSGSYLTAVTATNNKIKISPLQGSQQYRNQLNHPTFGFTVNWSFSDSITVFTGQCFVDKDGKEILKTMWLLRGTVDELDDDWKATRVGVNTFIRLPLRRE